The Trichoderma asperellum chromosome 6, complete sequence region CTGAGGGCGGTTTCCCACGGTCAAGCTACGGCACCGTCACCACGCGTCGGATCCCTACGAAATGGAGCGATCGAGGTTGGCTCTGCTAGGTCATCTCGAGAGCAGCTGCCTCGGTCATCACCGATAATAGAAAACACCAACGAAGGCCGACATCGGCCGCCGTCTGGCGAGATCCATAGACGGCCAACCTCACCTCGAGAGACCGGGGCAGGCCTGGGCATCCAGCgcccagcaccagcgccCCATGCCGCGTCACTCCCAAATCATCCCAGGGTATCTAAAACATCCTTGCATAATACTTCGCCCCCTTCATCTCTCATACAGGACATTCGCAAGGCCCGGGTGCCGAGCGGCAAGATTCTGacggacgaagaggaaaaggccgcGCAGGATGTCATGTTTGAGAGAGACTATGTGGTTGTGGAGAGAAGGCATGTCGAAGTAAACGCCCTCGCGGATGAGCTGGCCGCGAACGAAAAGCTCGCATCTCAAAGCCCTAATTCTCTAAAATCAAGGCAGCTGGCTCGTCACTACTCACAACAGGGGGCACCGAATTCTACTACCGGAGCCACTGCAGCTCCTGCATCGCGGACGCAGCTTGTAGCGCAAGGCCGAGCCAGCCAAGGCCGCCGCGCCTCATATGAGAAGGCCTTGTCTGCGAGCCCTGGATCTGCTTCGAGTGCCATAACCAAGGCCATCCAAGATGCCAGCTTGCGTCTTTTCGGGGTGAGGATGCCCATTCGCCCCAAGGGACAGTCTCCACCGATGTACCATCCCTTCCCGGCATATCCGACACCGCCAACTTCGGCAGGACTGATCGGAGACGGGCGAAGCATCCACTCGGAGGACGAAGACGGCCGCTCTGCACAGGCCATCGAAGACTTTGCCACCCGAAGTGACTGCGTTTACGGATTTGCCGAGGTCAAGTATAAGCAGCTTGTCCCTATGGCGCCATCCACAAACCACGGACTAGGTGGCATTGCGGCCGAGCAGATGTCAGCAGAGGATGACGGACTGACAGCAGAAGCCATCGTAGCACTCTCGGAGGAGGCTTTGGTTCTTTATGTGAAATCGCTTTCTCTCTTGGCTCGGGCCATGGACATTGCCAGCATTTGGTGGTCGATGAAGAGCAAAGGAGATGTCACTAATGGCCTTTCGGCAGCCGTATCCCAGTCTGTAGTCCAGCGCATCAATGCGGTGGTGCAATGGGTGCGCCAACGCTTCAACGAAGTTCTGGAGAAGTCTGAGATTGTGCGCCTAAAGCTGATGGAAGCTCAGAAGCTGCTACCAGAAGACCATCCAAGCCACCCATCAAATCAAGGAGTGGACTCGATTATGTCCTCAACAGGATCTGGAATGAAGCAGGTGTATCTCACGCCAGGCATCACTGCTGAAAGGCTAATGTATGACCGAGCTCTTGAGATGAgtcgcgctgctgccattgacGAAGTAACAAATGAGAATTTGCCTGGCTGTGAGATCTCATACATTACTGCTATTCGCATGCTTGAGGCTGTATTGG contains the following coding sequences:
- the ATG1 gene encoding Serine/threonine-protein kinase yields the protein MASRQDSSSRRSGGRNVGQFTIDKEIGKGSFAQVYMGWHKETKAAVAIKSVELDRLNKKLKENLYGEIQILKTLRHPHIVALHDCLESATHINLVMEYCELGDLSLFIKKRDKLITHPATHDMARKYPSAPDSGLHEVVIRHFLKQLASALEFLRSKNYVHRDVKPQNLLLLPSQAFREKRNLPIMEASQDSLIPMSGIASLPMLKLADFGFARVLPSTSLADTLCGSPLYMAPEILRYERYDAKADLWSVGTVLYEMISGKPPFRARNHVELLRKIEAAEDVIKFPKEVIITSEMKSLVRGLLKRSPVERMSFENFFAHPIVVNEIPGLVEDDIPKPARRELRAVSHGQATAPSPRVGSLRNGAIEVGSARSSREQLPRSSPIIENTNEGRHRPPSGEIHRRPTSPRETGAGLGIQRPAPAPHAASLPNHPRVSKTSLHNTSPPSSLIQDIRKARVPSGKILTDEEEKAAQDVMFERDYVVVERRHVEVNALADELAANEKLASQSPNSLKSRQLARHYSQQGAPNSTTGATAAPASRTQLVAQGRASQGRRASYEKALSASPGSASSAITKAIQDASLRLFGVRMPIRPKGQSPPMYHPFPAYPTPPTSAGLIGDGRSIHSEDEDGRSAQAIEDFATRSDCVYGFAEVKYKQLVPMAPSTNHGLGGIAAEQMSAEDDGLTAEAIVALSEEALVLYVKSLSLLARAMDIASIWWSMKSKGDVTNGLSAAVSQSVVQRINAVVQWVRQRFNEVLEKSEIVRLKLMEAQKLLPEDHPSHPSNQGVDSIMSSTGSGMKQVYLTPGITAERLMYDRALEMSRAAAIDEVTNENLPGCEISYITAIRMLEAVLDSGDDSNFSKKVASGSDVIKESCSDLESDEEAHIKKMISMISGRLAVVRKKQRLIDEANAKAQALNRRRSGDVTPRSPLSQGSA